The genomic window TTtcgttgaatatattaaaggGCTTGAGTCTCCGCCAATGTAATTCCTTATTTGCGCCTATGGTTGTAAGACACTTTGTACTATTTcagaaagtaataaaatatatggcgGTCAGTTTGTACTATttcaggtaaaaaaaaatgttgagacatgaaaatatgttagaaataatttgttattacaaaACACAAGTAgttaacatatataaataataattatagttatggtaataaatttgtcaattcgtgttatgtatttttaaaacattcactgtaaattataaatcataaatcataatacagtggcgtatttacgggGGTGGTCCAGGGGTACTGGACCCTCCCAGAGAAAAAAAACCGATACATATTCTTGTAGTATagtaaagtaataagtatagaaaTTGGTATTTTGTGTATTCTAACGACGGTTTCCAAGttacagttaaatataatgtgtgatAAAGCCATAAAGgcaataggtaatatagttctcatagtttatataggtaaattatttaattatgtataaactgtGGACCCCCCCCCcagaaaaatgttgaaaatacgccactgtcataatatatatatatttaaaaattaaaagtatggcaaattatttcaagtaattgtacatttgttataattttattttcgtgcCGTACACAGGTTTCGTGAATTCTGTTTTATGTATTTCggtttttttcttatgtttttgtttaaattactaGCATATTCGTCCAATAGTAAAGATCGCAAAACACTCCAAAAACTTGGATTTGCCGATCCAaccaatttattgaataaactgTCCCATCTTTCGCTTAAATTATTTGTCCTATGtgaattgttaattgtttggTGTCTGAAATTCCAAATTTGAAGAGGGAATCTAAATGTACTATGATTTTTTCcgttaatataagttttataaagatTTGTAGTAACTTTCCCCGTGTACGTCACTTTTGAACACTTCCATcgaatatttgatttgttttttcttaaaatgatatattcataccaatttttaaaaatttttgaatttagtttggtagttttttttttgttcaggttaatatttaataatgttaatactgTGACACTAAACACATGTCTCATACTGATTGCGATCATGATTCGCAATCTAAAGCAGTGGTGCCCAACCCGCAGCCCGCGGACCACATGTAGCCCTCGaaggttaaaaaaatgatccgttacaaacgtttaaaattaaagaaaatttaaaaaaaagaattttatcttattgtaTTAGCGATTTTTCTGTCGggcattttcaaatataaattttacgaTTTAATATCGATATTACTCGTGTAAAAAGAGCGTCCAGGTCaaactatacctaatatgtacaatatgtatcttaatctgtaattttttttcattagttaaTAAAAGATATGAAAACAAGTCcaaaatgtacttaaatatattgtacaatgtacctacattactatgtagtatgtataataaaattatataattagattAAGATTGAGATTATTCGTACTTTTATGATTGGTAGTCCGCTTGAAGATAATTGTTTACCTATGTGGCCCACCGAGGAAAAAAGTTTGAGCATCACTTATCTAAAGTGTTgagcaatttaattttatctcatcttttaaaatatatttaccggTTTATTTATACCGTACAAAATGTCTGCGAtcgaattttacaaatttttatcatcGTACAAAGTGTCCTCGATATGGAACTCAAATAATAGATAGTAAAAACTGTCCGTTTACCAATATAAGACTAAAGAGAACttatgaaacataaaaataggaaaaattttatcataaaataaaaatgaactcaAGCATGTACTTTAAATTTCCAATGatgtaattattgtagttatttaatatcaatattatatgcagTGAACCTTTAGgaagtattaaaacaattaattttaagagtacgtgcattattttcaaatatatacaaacctaattaatattatgaaatgcaTTACATTTCTCAGGTTTTGCAGCTCGTGAACTTTGTGCACGCATCAACCATGCTACTCCTAAGGTTATAATAGCTGCGAATTGCGGTATCGAACCGAATAAAATAGTAAGgtatttgaaagaaaaaaattatactactaataaataaaataagacgataaacaataatagtacatGTTGTGGTTTTAAATCTAGGtacaaagatattttaaacactgcTTTAGACCGGGTGACAGAAAAACCTAAACATTGCATTATATACCAAAGACCAAATATGGAACCTTCTCCATTAACTCCGGGAATTGATATACTTTGGTCTGATGCATTGTCAACAGCTAAACATCATCCATGTGTGCCCGTAGAAGCAAATCATCCtctctatatactatatacatctGGAACCACGggtacgtataaaataatttttaaacaatgtttgataatgaaaattgaaaattgaaatatttaatacattaatttaataagacatgtaatatacaatatatatatatatatatatatatatatttagttcaacaatttttttttttattaatacattttgtattacatttattggattacatattacaatttaaatttattagtacaatggtttgaaaaatatttttaattaaaaatatgtaaaggtGTAACAACTAATAAGACTATTAACAAATTTCCATTTACTATGTTCGTTATATAGTCCTGGTGACCTGGTACActctgtatgtatataatttaataagttaaaagtattgtaagcgtataaaatatttaaattcctaaaatgttgtttagtacttttttaaaactgatttaGATTTTATCCACACACAATTCACATACATTATAGACGATAATAGGTGATTTTAttcttacaattaatttataatacattaatatttaaatttaaaatatattgttttaatgtatataatatcatctattatgtacctaaattgtatcaatatctataaaagtatatgaaaAGATAGTTggaaattagaataaaatggtgaactatttatttgatacatttttatattatagcatataataattatgtaatattattataaatactttaagttattttgagtataatacttaaatttaaaaaaaaataaaacttgaaaatatttaatttttcagataAACCTAAAGGAATCGTTAGACCAACTGGAGGACATATTGCCACATTATGCTGGACAATGAGCTGTATTTATGGTATGACGGAAGATGATGTTTGGTGGACTGCATCTGATATGGGATGGGTAGTAGGACATTCGTACATATGTTATGGTCCACTTTGCGCTGGAATCACATCAGTTATGTATGAAGGTAAACCGGATAGGACACCTGATCCTGGACAATATTTTAGGTAAAtcgtgtttaattttatagataatttaagttaattatattacctatttatcaacaaaatagttactatatattatatattaattattgaaacgccttaattaattagtaataaaattgtataggaTTTATTGATCGCATacttatatgattaaataatgttattccgGAAATAATCCTTAGCATTttggttatttaattatattttatacatttatatgtcgAAcgcgtacctattatatagttatatacattatacgtatattatataaaatgaaaaactcaaattcttgttattattcttatactattataaaaatacaattatttttataatatacgatttgaatgtaaaatatgtatattgtatattatgtgtaatttatgtatttatgtattgtaaataaatttgttatcataGAGTAATTCAAGACCATAAAGTGAACGGATTGTTCACTGCACCGACTGCTTTAAGGGTCATCAAAAGAGAAGATCCAGTTTTGGAATTTGGTAGTAAATACAATACCAAATCGTAAGTCAtagcataatatgatataatataatatatcagtttataaatcaaattattttttatttcaggcTAAGAACTTTATTTGTGGCTGGAGAACATTGTGATCATGAGACATTGACTTGGGCTGGAAAAGCTCTAAatgtaagtttaaaaataaaaatgttatttataaaactatacaatattgagtaatctatttgatattttacgtaagatacctattatttcaaaaactattaatggttttgaaaatatttttattagataattttaaatcgttaacatttttttttaatattttactttttacagacaacatgtgtttttaatttttcttatcaaagcaaaattttttttttgcaataattCGATTATAGAAATTGAATTTTGGACATGagtaattaagttataagtatttaacctTTAGACAAGCAGAGTAAAGTGGTACAGGGATGctcctaacatttttttccacaTTTTAGaagaaagaaataattattgattatctaaacattaaagtttaaatacttattaagttataactaataaattacttttcgaaaatttaatatttatagatagaaatactcctaaaaatatttttctttggaaTACGGGATTAAAAAgtatgttgtcattcaaaagaaaactttaaaaatagtaacaataaaaaataatttaaaagacgattgtgtgttttaaaataatgatgaatattacataaaataagttacttcggatatatattatgtgttgattatcaaatacaatttttgagtttgatttatttgattagGTACCTGTTTTGAATCACTGGTGGCAAACTGAGACTGGTCATTCAATTACAGCTAGCTGTCTGGGATTCGGGCATAATTTAAAACCTCCTATGTTTTCTGCTGGAATGCCGTTTCCTGGATATGAtggtaactttttaaaatataggtggtcaattgatgaaataatttttgattttgataaaatgcataaatataagtacCGCAAATTCTACACAGAAAAATTAATgaccataattaattataattttagtgagAATCTTAAAAGAAGATGGTAGTCCGTGTCAATTATTGGAATTGGGTCGAATTGTGGTCAAACTTCCATTACCGCCAGGAGTCATGACATGCTTGTACAAAGCTCCAGAacgatttattaatacttacttCAATAACTTCattgtaaatcaatataaatcttaaaacaaatatttgtaaatatacaaaaatttataactaatactgcaaaatattacattagggTTATTATGATACAATGGATGCTGGTTACACCGATGAAAATGGTTATATATACGTTACAGCCAGAGATGACGATGTTATTAATGTAGCTGGACATCGGTTGTCAACATCTGCATTAGAAGACGTAATCTTATCTCATCCAGATGTTGGTGATGCAGCTGTATTTGGCGTCCCAGAGACTACGAAAGGAGAAATACCTTTAtgtctttatattaaaaataaaagttggtttatcatttttgtttacatatatatttttaaatttctataaattaaacaaaacgaACTTAGATTGCAGTAAAAAAGAAGAAGATATTAACAATGAAATCGTTCAAAATGTTCGAGACTTAATTGGACCAATTGCATCGTTCCATTTGTGTGCACCTGTGCAAGGCTTGCCAAGAACGCGATCGGGAAAAACGGCTAGGAAATCATTATCAAATTTAGCTAGtggaaaaaaagttattgtaagtcaataattttatacttatattttataaaaaaataattaaatatgtcagTAAtcagtacctactatattaacataataaattataataagtgctctaaatatccatttaaaaatgtttatatttaaatatgtaaaacttaaaatttaccaatcgtaataatttaaccaaaaatacttttttatacagtttcaTCCGACATGAAAGTATCTGAaacctaaaaaataacaacacttaataatactaaaaaaaatataaccaataTTAGAATTCTAactataacttaattaaacattagttttaaaaaaaattacggtaAAAAGTATTACgtttttatcattatgaagtaatataaataatgtcgattatatgaaaataagttcattcctaattaatttaaatataaaaaaatatgaataatatttacacatttatttatgactTGATATTCTAAttctaatgatatttaattattaccaacAAAGTCCATCAAACTACTAGTAAATATgacatttatgttaaattaattaattagtcgccgtatatacattgtaaaatgttaaaaatctatatattgtTTCAGATATCAGGTACGATAGAAGATCCTTCAGTATATATGAGCATCAAACAGGTGTTACAGAAACTTGGTTATGCTAAAAATGCTCCAGACcctgaaattgaaaaataacaaagcatttattacaattatgtaaaatttaatttatttttaaattaaaatttttctttgattttttgataGTAGGTACAGTgacatattgttaaaatatgtaaaaaataagctatatatatatatatagtaaaataaaggtaacaaattattatctttaattgcTATTAATCCACAGTAAAAAAGTAAGCTAttaaacattacaaaatatatgtatatataatattataatcaataatcataatacataaaaaaataatgttcaaagttatatttattcaagttAATGTAGATTTaaagaaaatcaataattaataacagcatggaaaagtaattaatacttaattagttACTTAATACAACATTACTTAATGGTATACGTGTAATAAGAATTGTGTCTTATTGatgtataatcattaaaaattaacttttagttataaaatacaatttattataattatattgcatttaataattttcttaaaatatttactaaaatcgtaacacatatttattattaattatattattattagataatttacaCTTGCtatcattagttattaatttattattaaaaaattgtatttaaaactacGATTTATCAGtgagtatatatttgtaatcaattacaaatgaattttttgtaatttaatttaagtttatgtggtgaattatattaataatttaataattatacaataagttTATTGTGTGTAAACTTCTTCTCTGCtactaactaaattaattaacaaattgaaacaaaataaacacatcAATTATCAATTACTAGTAAATACGAGTACCTATAACACTCAGATTATCGGAAAAAATCAActattggaaaaattaaactaaaaaacgaATTAGTAATCGgagttgtttaaaatatcaaaaacaaatagtaaaaataataataattaacaacttaAACAAGccataataatcataacttCATCTTTATACGTAGCTAGATTAGGTTAGGCTATGATTGATGATATAGGTAAcaacttaaaacaattatttttttagaatgaattcaaaaactaatattttgtgattaatcaatgtttatgttttatataatctatatttattctaatttcctaactaaataaaatatgtaatgaacaactaacaagtatatttttaaatttatttttgctatcTACCTAcactttaatatataggttCAATATCGTACagttacaaaatgtaatttaacatttaacttttataatttatattattcacataatcattttttctattctAAACGAATTAATTTCATACCCCGTAATCCGTATGTGTATcaaacattatacaattattttaatatttttccttgcattttaaaattttaacagtactagaatatgtttaataatcgtttactaattagaattttataataacatgtataatttattcataaaaaataaatattttttacgaaaacAGTTGATAAAAGATTCAAAGAGAAATAAATATGactagtttattttcttatgaaaatatctaatatactcatattcatccaatattttattcaactttaaaactatttaaattattttatttaaccaaCCAACATAAGtagagtaataataaattctaaaaatgttatttatattatattatgacacgtttaaatacaataaaataaatgttatttttaatagtatcacatataatattgttatattgtattagaaaaatttggttttaaagATAATTCTAGTTCATATGGTATTGATTTTCTACCCAGTAcccattataaaatgtacagtattttaatgtatgttttaaacatGATATTTACTTACAGTTCTTACAaagtaaatttgaaaaaacaaataatttatttaaaaaaacattcttagtattatttttgtataattgatGAATAATGTGTTTACCTAaggtttttttaacatattataatatagttatatgaatTGGATGCTTTGTTTTTCGACCATAAACAAATATTCGATgtgaattatacatataattatataatttatattaccccaaaaactaaaaagtaagtACGTACGTAGATATTCTATTAGTAAATCatgtcgtaataatattatagccaaTGGAACCTAtttgaattgaaataatttatattataaattggatAAATTATCTTAGTTCATATGCGCCCTGAATATTAGtctaaaaatctaaacaaaGGAAAATTGTGCAACATTTCAATTTGTTAGGTACGTACCAAActacaaaatctaaaataatattataacaattatatataaataactatttatgaaagtaggtagtatatataataattaataacattatacctacttatatatatattgaactttttatatattacaaatttacaagaTACATaggcaaatttatttttatttgtacgaATACACAATGaagaaattttagtttttttaagaatatacaaGCAATTTTagaagacaattttttttcaccaccGTCACcagataaatagttaaaaaaaagttttttgtattttcactatagaattttttaatgaaaaaatacttactttataaattcataaattatgtataaaatattcaaattttaggtAAGGTACCTTATCATTaagcttttattatttttaaattttcgtatGCATACATTTGATTaatatagttacctatatttgaaattaggatgttaaataaaaaggaaaatacaaattaattattcaaagcTGAGTTtatgactaaaaaataaagaaaagcgTGCAATacaatggaaataataaaaaacttgaaaataattgttaattattacaacgatctttataatttatattgataaatataattataaaatattgacataataattataaaagcatAGTCGTTTAGGTACTATTTAAGAGGGTATCTCCGTTGCttcatatttgaaaatacatcTACAGCTTTATATAAATCTACGCATTTAGCTTCTTTTTTCTCTAACGATTTAACCATAGAACAATAGTTaacaatactaaattatactaaagaAAGTAAAGatactcaataatataataatagtaataaccaATAACCAATAACCAATAACCAAAAACCATAGACagtcatagataataaagaaaataattatttttttagctatgtacctatatagaaagatatttttatttacgcaTAAACTTTAGAGGATGTTGCACCCACATGTTGTCTTTATCTTCCACATGTACTACATAGGCAAAACGCACTTACATGGTTTGAGTAGAACTCACTCAATTTTGGTTAtagattaaaatgattaaatatacttatagttataataaaattgaattgtgaCAATATTTCGTGcgtttttttcattatccCCAATATAACGTTCATTATATCGTTTAGAAATAGCGaaaatgtcaacatttttaaatgacttttaactattttaaattaaaatttttttttttaaaactgccctcaaaaatattgtcacaaatcaattttacaataagtacTCGTACTCTAGAATCAAAGTTGAGCGAGTTCTACTCAGACCGCGTAAACGCGTTTTGTCCATGCCGTGCGTTCGGGTGTACGGGAGACAACACGCCATGTGGGTTCGACGTCttcttatataatgtatattatttatcagtaaTTATTTACCCAAGGTGGATAAAGTGAtactgttataaaatttaataacacaatattttacgtaatattatttatgattagcAGTGAATAGTAATGCATGCACAATTAAAGATTGGTAAACTGAAGGCCAAGGTAGTAAGGCTATAGTATCAATTAACGCCTAGGCCAGTtgtagataaaaaattttcagggTAGGTATGGATCCTCACACCCTGTTCGCCCTTCCCACCAAAATGGTGCCCTTACAATTACAATGCACCAACGGTTAACGAccttatatatagtataatgcgTATAATGTTTAGTAGTTTAGTacctgtatataaataatatattgtgtgatACAGAATGATTATTTGAACGTACCTAAGACCATAATTATTtcgtaaattaataacttttttcaattttttcttcaaCATTGACTGATGGCAACATTACATGCTGGATACGCTCATAAAAGCGTATCAGGTCATCaggatataatgttttatttttattttaggcaCAAATGTCCACAACGGTCGGGACAACCTTTTATAATGggcattattgttatacatataaacaatatttatttaaaattattgttcaaatttcaaacaaaaatgttgtgtTGTATAAGTTTGATacatatgtcatattattattctagatTAATAgactatagttattactttttagtttattacctaatgaaaacatagaagtattaaaataattgttatttgatcTTTCTTTTATTACgccaaaaaacattttaaaaagtataaatagaaACTACAATTTACAAGACATTTTATCTTAATGTTTAGTGTTATacaataatgcaatatataatataatacgattttaacttttaatatttaatttaaaattggctAGTATGCTTTCTGAAATTTGATATACAAATaagtaatgtttttattaaaaataaaagtaaaattattataatatccatttatgtctataatcttttaaattaatatgtcaaaaaacattattttataaaaatttattttaaaaggttgTTTCTCCATATAAGATGAAACTatcattattgaaaatgtattacttattaaattttattcgtgCAAAATTGATACCTATAGGAccatatattgaatattttctaattaaaaactgCACCaatgaactataataatatactgttattattaagaGCGTTCATTAGCCCGAACGTGATGTTTATTCCGGCACGGAGTTTACGAAGAAACAATTTTCATTCTCGTTGCCGGAAACTCGTTGGTGGTTAATTCTATTTAAcagtattcaatatattttcttaacacTGCCACTCAtgcaaacaatacaaaatagaaataaaaatatgtaataggtagatattttatttaaaagactTTCTCATATTATCCAAAATAAATGATAgctaatgtattatagtataatttattaaagttatgcattttaatcgttatagaaaatgtatattaaaagtatttatttataaataagtacttaataaaatatactttagcCTAATAAATACCTCCTTTTGTCAATTTATgtcaatagaatatttttttgtttttcagctAAAAAGCATGACAATACAGTTCAAGGGTTCCTATTTGCTTCTGAGTTGTTTTAACAGCTGTTGAAAGAAgatgaaaaaacattttacttgaaaaacaaacattccactattacttatattatcatattccaTACacgaattaaaagtttttaaatatttatatttccaaattttaagttatttgccTATACTATGGTCTACAAACCTTTTCACATAGTTCTACGGTACATCGGTGTTGAATTATAAGCGTTATGTGATATTTATAGCAATGTTCAACCTcctaaattaagaaaatataaatattaataaaataatatctgaaCTATCATTTTAAATGGTTACCAAATTACCAGTTTTCTTCGTTCAATATTGagttttcatatataattatttatcaattaattaaaatataacatatccATTTGTTATAGTGTCCTACTCAATAATGTGAGGTAAATACACTTAAAACCTATCATACAGTAGACAACGctccatttttttcatataaacatttgaaataattttaaattgcatatgaaaataatacttccttggttaaaaatgtaaaaatgtatcactaatattcaatattataaaatttataatattgaaaattt from Aphis gossypii isolate Hap1 chromosome 1, ASM2018417v2, whole genome shotgun sequence includes these protein-coding regions:
- the LOC114132172 gene encoding acyl-CoA synthetase short-chain family member 3, mitochondrial; amino-acid sequence: MDISTNLVYNNYVDNNMVPNRNKTTCVNQNVNTYKIKNYEEAYRRSLEDPEGFWAEVGAVVDWYKPWDKVLDNSAQPLTDWFVGGQINACYNAIDRHIKAGKGKKVALIHDSPVTESVTKITYDDLYEKVSLLAGALVNLGVVKGDRILIYMPLIPEAIISMLAVVRIGAVHSVVFGGFAARELCARINHATPKVIIAANCGIEPNKIVRYKDILNTALDRVTEKPKHCIIYQRPNMEPSPLTPGIDILWSDALSTAKHHPCVPVEANHPLYILYTSGTTDKPKGIVRPTGGHIATLCWTMSCIYGMTEDDVWWTASDMGWVVGHSYICYGPLCAGITSVMYEGKPDRTPDPGQYFRVIQDHKVNGLFTAPTALRVIKREDPVLEFGSKYNTKSLRTLFVAGEHCDHETLTWAGKALNVPVLNHWWQTETGHSITASCLGFGHNLKPPMFSAGMPFPGYDVRILKEDGSPCQLLELGRIVVKLPLPPGVMTCLYKAPERFINTYFNNFIGYYDTMDAGYTDENGYIYVTARDDDVINVAGHRLSTSALEDVILSHPDVGDAAVFGVPETTKGEIPLCLYIKNKNCSKKEEDINNEIVQNVRDLIGPIASFHLCAPVQGLPRTRSGKTARKSLSNLASGKKVIISGTIEDPSVYMSIKQVLQKLGYAKNAPDPEIEK